One region of Microbacterium sufflavum genomic DNA includes:
- a CDS encoding cupin domain-containing protein encodes MTALTPGTPVDARAVALAHEPLPADEVRDGAPTAAYAVLDAADGTEIGVWEMTPGAASDTEEEEVFVVLSGRATIEFTEPALPSVEVGPGSVMRLSAGMRTVWTVTETLRKVSVAV; translated from the coding sequence GTGACCGCGCTGACACCGGGCACGCCCGTGGACGCGCGCGCCGTCGCCCTCGCGCACGAGCCCCTGCCCGCGGACGAGGTGCGCGACGGAGCGCCGACCGCGGCGTATGCCGTGCTCGACGCCGCGGACGGGACGGAGATCGGCGTCTGGGAGATGACACCGGGCGCCGCGAGCGACACCGAGGAGGAGGAGGTGTTCGTGGTGCTGTCTGGCCGCGCGACCATCGAGTTCACCGAGCCCGCGCTGCCGTCTGTCGAGGTCGGGCCCGGGTCGGTGATGCGCCTGTCGGCCGGCATGCGCACGGTGTGGACCGTGACCGAGACGCTGCGCAAGGTCTCTGTCGCGGTCTGA
- a CDS encoding NAD(P)/FAD-dependent oxidoreductase gives MGTTVFERRRPAPSVIDESLRDTALSVFWLDDVDRPTHPPLRGTAHADLAIVGGGYTGLWTAIRAKERDPGRTVVLLEASRVAWAASGRNGGFCEASITHGHENGVNRWPEEIDRLEELGRQNLDGIEDTVRRYALDAEFERTGQLAVAVEPHQVEWLREEEGFLDRDAVQAEVHSPTFLAGAWDREGTALVHPAKLGLELARLAVELGVQIHEHTMVRRIEGPDAGPVTLVTDGGRVTAENIALATNVFPSLLKRNRLMTVPVYDYVLMTEPLSAEQLDAIGWRNRQGLADSANQFHYYRLTADDRILFGGYDAVYHFGGKVRPAYEDRMESHRRLASHFFTTFPQLAGLRFTHRWAGAIDSSSRFCAFFGTARRGRVAYATGFTGLGVGAARFAADVMLDKLAGEETERTELRMVREKPIPFPPEPAASIGINLVRAAMDRADHDGGRRGPFLKTLDALGMGFDS, from the coding sequence ATGGGCACCACGGTCTTCGAACGCCGGCGTCCCGCGCCGTCCGTCATCGACGAGTCCCTGCGCGACACCGCCCTGTCGGTCTTCTGGCTCGACGACGTCGACCGCCCGACGCATCCGCCGCTGCGCGGGACGGCGCACGCCGACCTCGCGATCGTCGGCGGCGGCTACACCGGGCTGTGGACCGCGATCAGGGCGAAGGAGCGCGACCCCGGGCGCACGGTCGTGCTGCTGGAGGCCTCGCGCGTCGCCTGGGCCGCGTCGGGGCGCAACGGCGGCTTCTGCGAGGCCAGCATCACGCACGGCCACGAGAACGGCGTGAACCGGTGGCCGGAGGAGATCGACCGGCTCGAGGAGCTGGGGCGGCAGAACCTCGACGGCATCGAGGACACCGTGCGCCGGTACGCCCTCGACGCCGAGTTCGAGCGCACGGGCCAGCTGGCCGTGGCCGTGGAGCCGCACCAGGTGGAGTGGCTACGCGAGGAGGAGGGCTTCCTCGACCGCGACGCCGTGCAGGCCGAGGTGCACTCCCCCACGTTCCTCGCCGGCGCGTGGGACCGGGAGGGCACGGCCCTCGTGCACCCCGCCAAGCTCGGCCTGGAGCTCGCGCGCCTGGCCGTCGAGCTCGGCGTGCAGATCCACGAGCACACGATGGTGCGCCGCATCGAGGGACCCGACGCCGGCCCGGTCACCCTCGTGACCGACGGCGGACGGGTGACCGCGGAGAACATCGCCCTCGCCACGAACGTGTTCCCTTCGCTGCTGAAGCGCAACCGGCTCATGACGGTGCCCGTGTACGATTACGTGCTGATGACCGAGCCGCTGTCGGCGGAGCAGCTCGACGCGATCGGCTGGCGCAACCGCCAGGGCCTCGCCGACAGCGCCAACCAGTTCCACTACTACCGGCTCACCGCCGACGACCGGATCCTGTTCGGCGGCTACGACGCGGTCTACCACTTCGGCGGGAAGGTGCGCCCCGCGTACGAGGACCGGATGGAGAGCCACCGCCGCCTCGCCTCGCACTTCTTCACCACGTTCCCGCAGCTCGCGGGGCTCCGCTTCACGCACCGCTGGGCCGGCGCGATCGACTCCTCCAGCCGGTTCTGCGCGTTCTTCGGCACGGCCCGTCGCGGGCGCGTGGCCTACGCCACGGGATTCACCGGGCTCGGGGTGGGCGCCGCGCGGTTCGCCGCCGACGTGATGCTCGACAAGCTCGCCGGGGAGGAGACCGAGCGCACGGAGCTGCGCATGGTGCGCGAGAAGCCGATCCCCTTCCCGCCCGAGCCCGCCGCCTCGATCGGCATCAACCTGGTGCGCGCCGCGATGGACCGCGCCGACCACGACGGGGGACGACGCGGCCCGTTCCTGAAGACGCTCGACGCCCTCGGCATGGGGTTCGACTCGTGA
- the galE gene encoding UDP-glucose 4-epimerase GalE — MSWIVTGGAGYIGAHVVRALAEAGLTPVVLDDLSSGVASFVPEGVPFVQGSILDRDLVEKALRDHDADGVIHVAGYKYAGVSVQRPLHTYAQNVEGTRVILEAMQAAGVANIVFSSSAAVFGTPDVPLVVEDTAKKPASPYGESKLIGEWLLRDQAIATADSERPLRHTSLRYFNVVGSADPAVYDVSPHNLFPIVFEALLEGRTPKIFGDDYDTPDGTNVRDYVHVGDIAAAHVAAAQRLAAGEPLEPAYNLGSGDGLSVAQIMDAVARVTGIDFTPEVGPRRPGDPDRIVATGELAARDLDWRMRYTVDEMVRTGWEARRAAGA, encoded by the coding sequence ATGTCCTGGATCGTCACCGGCGGCGCCGGATACATCGGCGCCCACGTGGTCCGCGCTCTCGCGGAGGCGGGTCTCACCCCGGTCGTGCTCGACGACCTGTCCAGCGGCGTCGCCTCGTTCGTGCCGGAGGGCGTGCCGTTCGTGCAGGGCAGCATCCTCGACCGCGACCTGGTCGAGAAGGCCCTGCGCGACCACGACGCCGACGGCGTGATCCACGTGGCCGGGTACAAGTACGCGGGGGTCTCCGTCCAGCGCCCGCTGCACACCTACGCGCAGAACGTCGAGGGCACCCGCGTGATCCTGGAGGCCATGCAGGCCGCCGGCGTCGCAAACATCGTGTTCTCCTCCTCGGCCGCCGTGTTCGGCACGCCCGACGTGCCGCTCGTGGTGGAGGACACCGCCAAGAAGCCGGCGAGCCCCTACGGGGAGTCGAAGCTGATCGGCGAGTGGCTGCTGCGCGACCAGGCCATCGCCACCGCCGACAGCGAGCGGCCGCTCCGGCACACCTCGCTGCGCTACTTCAACGTCGTCGGCTCGGCCGACCCCGCGGTGTACGACGTGAGCCCGCACAACCTCTTCCCGATCGTGTTCGAGGCGCTGCTGGAGGGCCGCACCCCGAAGATCTTCGGCGACGACTACGACACCCCCGACGGCACGAACGTGCGCGACTACGTGCACGTGGGAGACATCGCCGCCGCGCACGTGGCCGCCGCGCAACGCCTCGCGGCGGGCGAGCCCCTCGAGCCGGCGTACAACCTCGGCTCGGGCGACGGCCTCAGCGTGGCGCAGATCATGGACGCGGTCGCCCGGGTCACGGGCATCGACTTCACGCCCGAGGTCGGCCCTCGGCGCCCGGGCGACCCCGACCGCATCGTGGCCACCGGCGAGCTCGCAGCGCGCGACCTCGACTGGCGCATGCGGTACACGGTCGACGAGATGGTGCGCACGGGCTGGGAAGCACGGCGGGCCGCCGGCGCCTGA
- a CDS encoding gamma-aminobutyraldehyde dehydrogenase has protein sequence MHTPSTTTEPLHNFLGGRAVPAHGRGRLPLIDPATEEPYGEIPLSDAADVDAAVAAAAAAFPEWRDTTPAQRQLALFRIADEMAERAEEFADLESRDTGKPRATLVADEIEQSIDQLRFFAGAARSLEGRAAAEYVAGHTSFVRREPIGVIAQVTPWNYPLNMAVWKIAPALAAGNTVVLKPAEATPLTTLLLAEIVARHTPPGVFNVVLGDRDTGAALIAHPVPQMVAITGSVRAGMAVARSAADDVKRVHLELGGKAPALVFVDAALDRAVEGIVAGAFFNAGQDCTAATRVLVHASKHDELVAALVARARTHARTGGPHDRGVLYGPLSSAAQLAQVQGFIDRLPAHATVATGGRRQGDRGYFWEATIVTGVRQDDEVVQGEIFGPVLTVQSFETEEEALALANGVPYALAASVWTTDHARAMRFSRDLDFGCVWINTHLPFVSDMPHGGFKHSGYGKDLSQYGFDDYTRLKHVMSAID, from the coding sequence ATGCACACCCCGTCGACGACGACCGAGCCCCTGCACAACTTCCTCGGCGGCCGCGCCGTGCCCGCGCACGGACGGGGACGGCTGCCGCTGATCGACCCGGCGACCGAGGAGCCGTACGGCGAGATCCCCCTGTCCGACGCCGCCGACGTGGACGCGGCCGTCGCCGCCGCGGCCGCCGCGTTCCCCGAGTGGCGCGACACCACGCCCGCGCAGCGCCAGCTCGCCCTGTTCCGCATCGCCGACGAGATGGCCGAGCGAGCGGAGGAGTTCGCCGACCTGGAGTCCCGCGACACCGGCAAGCCCCGCGCCACGCTGGTCGCCGACGAGATCGAGCAGTCCATCGACCAGCTGCGCTTCTTCGCGGGTGCCGCGCGCAGCCTCGAGGGGCGGGCCGCCGCGGAGTACGTCGCCGGACACACGTCGTTCGTGCGCCGCGAGCCGATCGGGGTCATCGCGCAGGTCACCCCGTGGAACTATCCGCTCAACATGGCGGTGTGGAAGATCGCGCCGGCGCTCGCCGCGGGCAACACCGTGGTGCTCAAGCCCGCGGAGGCGACGCCGCTCACCACGCTGCTGCTCGCCGAGATCGTCGCGCGGCACACCCCGCCCGGAGTGTTCAACGTGGTGCTGGGCGACCGCGACACCGGCGCCGCGCTGATCGCCCACCCGGTGCCGCAGATGGTCGCGATCACCGGCTCGGTGCGCGCGGGCATGGCGGTCGCCCGATCGGCCGCCGACGACGTGAAGCGCGTGCACCTGGAGCTCGGCGGCAAGGCCCCCGCACTGGTGTTCGTCGACGCGGCGCTCGACCGCGCCGTGGAGGGCATCGTCGCCGGAGCGTTCTTCAACGCAGGGCAGGACTGCACGGCCGCCACCCGGGTGCTCGTGCACGCGTCCAAGCACGACGAGCTCGTGGCGGCCCTGGTCGCCCGCGCCCGCACGCACGCGCGCACCGGCGGCCCGCACGACCGGGGCGTGCTCTACGGACCGCTCAGCAGCGCCGCCCAGCTCGCCCAGGTGCAGGGCTTCATCGACCGCCTCCCCGCGCACGCCACCGTGGCCACCGGCGGCCGCCGGCAGGGCGACCGCGGCTACTTCTGGGAGGCGACGATCGTGACCGGTGTGCGGCAGGACGACGAGGTCGTGCAGGGCGAGATCTTCGGACCCGTGCTCACCGTGCAGTCGTTCGAGACCGAGGAGGAGGCGCTGGCCCTCGCCAACGGCGTGCCGTACGCGCTCGCGGCGTCGGTGTGGACCACGGATCACGCCAGGGCGATGCGCTTCTCGCGCGACCTCGACTTCGGGTGCGTGTGGATCAACACCCACCTGCCGTTCGTGTCGGACATGCCGCACGGCGGCTTCAAGCACTCCGGCTACGGCAAGGACCTGTCCCAGTACGGCTTCGACGACTACACGCGCCTCAAGCACGTCATGAGCGCGATCGACTGA
- a CDS encoding MFS transporter, with translation MTALADRLRDRRLDAAPTRAQSIAFGASGFPTQLMTQTFSAFVVYFYVSHLAVPATWVAVAMVAHGILNAALNPLVGALSDRIRTPWGRRIPWIGLGIVPLVVAFALVWMPPDLPADGLIAWFLVVVAVYDIAFVVVVLNISALFPEIFRTTEERARGNVPRQIFAILGMVLGTAGAPALYDAIGWPGMALVLSGVCLVLLAWSFFGGMIERRVPEAASEAMRWRDQLTYTFRNRAFVPYVLGSLCVQTSIAVILASVPFYVRYSLGAAEGEGSLLLGAIFVTAIPSIVLWSTVVRRTSPRTALLWSVAVFGVAVLGYLIPTSVLGAALVGVAVGVGVGGLLQLLEVVLAQIIDDDATRTGHRREGAYFGVNGFVVRGSVVLQAIVAAVVLTASGFDATLGEAQPDTVDGAIRLMLAVIPLGFTALAWLCFWLYPIRTRDV, from the coding sequence GTGACGGCGCTCGCGGACCGGCTGCGCGACCGTCGCCTCGACGCGGCCCCGACGCGGGCGCAGTCGATCGCGTTCGGGGCGTCCGGGTTCCCCACGCAGCTGATGACGCAGACGTTCTCCGCGTTCGTCGTCTACTTCTACGTGTCGCACCTCGCGGTGCCCGCCACCTGGGTGGCCGTCGCGATGGTCGCACACGGCATCCTGAACGCGGCGCTCAACCCGCTGGTGGGCGCGCTGTCCGACCGGATCCGCACGCCGTGGGGCCGCCGCATCCCGTGGATCGGCCTCGGCATCGTGCCGCTGGTGGTGGCGTTCGCGCTGGTGTGGATGCCGCCCGACCTGCCCGCGGACGGCCTCATCGCCTGGTTCCTGGTGGTGGTCGCGGTCTACGACATCGCGTTCGTGGTGGTGGTGCTGAACATCTCGGCGCTGTTCCCGGAGATCTTCCGCACGACGGAGGAGCGCGCGCGGGGCAACGTGCCGCGGCAGATCTTCGCGATTCTCGGCATGGTGCTCGGCACGGCGGGCGCCCCGGCACTGTACGACGCGATCGGCTGGCCGGGCATGGCGCTCGTGCTGTCCGGGGTGTGCCTCGTGCTGCTGGCGTGGTCGTTCTTCGGCGGCATGATCGAGCGGCGCGTGCCGGAGGCGGCGTCGGAGGCGATGCGCTGGCGCGACCAGCTCACCTACACGTTCCGCAATCGGGCGTTCGTGCCGTACGTGCTGGGGTCGCTGTGCGTGCAGACCTCGATCGCGGTGATCCTCGCGTCGGTGCCGTTCTACGTGCGGTACTCGCTGGGTGCGGCGGAGGGGGAGGGCAGCCTGCTGCTCGGTGCGATCTTCGTGACCGCGATCCCGTCGATCGTGCTGTGGAGCACGGTGGTCCGCCGCACCTCCCCCCGCACGGCCCTGCTGTGGAGCGTGGCGGTGTTCGGGGTCGCGGTGCTCGGGTATCTGATCCCCACGTCGGTGCTCGGAGCGGCTCTCGTCGGCGTCGCGGTGGGCGTGGGCGTGGGCGGGCTGCTGCAACTGCTCGAGGTCGTGCTGGCGCAGATCATCGACGACGACGCGACGCGCACGGGGCATCGGCGGGAGGGCGCGTACTTCGGCGTCAACGGCTTCGTCGTCCGCGGCTCCGTCGTGCTGCAGGCGATCGTCGCGGCGGTCGTGCTCACGGCGTCGGGGTTCGACGCGACGCTCGGCGAGGCGCAGCCCGACACGGTCGACGGCGCCATCCGGCTCATGCTGGCCGTGATCCCGCTGGGGTTCACCGCGCTCGCGTGGCTGTGCTTCTGGCTCTACCCCATCCGCACCCGCGACGTGTGA
- a CDS encoding GNAT family N-acetyltransferase: MTSFVIRDARADDADAVARVHVRSWQTAYRGLIDQEVLDGLSVSERAEGWRRIFADPLPTSLGTLVAVRDGAVIAWASFGSGRDPDGLDDAELYGIYADPDTWSTGAGHALLEAAEARMIEAGHTRGYLWVLDGNDRADGFYARHGWELDGATKIDQRPQFTLREHRRVKLLGPR; this comes from the coding sequence ATGACGTCCTTCGTGATCCGCGACGCCCGCGCCGACGACGCCGATGCCGTGGCCCGAGTGCACGTGCGCTCGTGGCAGACCGCCTACCGCGGCCTGATCGACCAGGAGGTGCTCGACGGGCTCTCGGTCTCGGAGCGCGCCGAGGGGTGGCGGCGGATCTTCGCCGACCCGCTGCCCACGAGCCTGGGCACCCTGGTGGCGGTGCGCGACGGTGCGGTGATCGCGTGGGCGTCGTTCGGCTCGGGGCGCGACCCCGACGGTCTCGACGACGCCGAGCTGTACGGCATCTACGCCGACCCGGACACGTGGTCGACGGGCGCGGGTCATGCGCTGCTCGAAGCCGCGGAGGCGCGCATGATCGAGGCCGGGCACACGCGCGGCTACCTGTGGGTGCTCGACGGCAACGACCGCGCCGACGGGTTCTACGCCCGGCACGGGTGGGAGCTCGACGGGGCGACCAAGATCGACCAGCGCCCGCAGTTCACGCTCCGCGAGCACCGCCGCGTCAAGCTCCTCGGCCCGCGCTGA
- the galK gene encoding galactokinase, producing MTAVREAEALFATLTGHGPDGVWSAPGRVNLIGEHTDYNDGFVLPFAIPQRTAAAVGGRDDGRLRVTSTFADEPVEVALDDLDRLFPTAPGSRPAVPEWAAYPLGVAWALRRATGVPGHGADIAIASTVPVGAGLSSSAAIEGATSSALNELWGTGLDAVALARIGRTAENEAVGAPTGIMDQMSSMLGEPDAAIFLDCRSLEAEVVPLGMAAAGLSVLVIDTRVKHAHSTGGYRARRESCERGAAALGVPALRDVAVADLARAQELLDDETFRRVRHIVTENQRVRDTVTVLRAEGARAIGGLLVASHASMRDDFEISTPELDTAVDAALAAGALGARMTGGGFGGAAIALVPRDEVEAVTTAVRARFAEAGYAEPHVFTVSPSAGPRRDA from the coding sequence ATGACCGCGGTGCGGGAGGCCGAGGCCCTGTTCGCGACCCTGACCGGGCACGGGCCGGACGGCGTGTGGTCGGCTCCCGGTCGCGTGAACCTGATCGGCGAGCACACCGACTACAACGACGGCTTCGTGCTGCCGTTCGCGATCCCGCAGCGCACGGCCGCGGCGGTCGGCGGGCGCGACGACGGTCGGCTCCGCGTCACCTCCACGTTCGCGGACGAGCCCGTGGAGGTCGCCCTCGACGACCTCGACCGCCTGTTCCCCACCGCGCCCGGGAGCCGCCCCGCGGTGCCGGAGTGGGCCGCGTACCCGCTCGGGGTGGCGTGGGCGCTGCGCCGGGCGACGGGGGTGCCGGGCCACGGCGCCGACATCGCGATCGCGTCGACCGTGCCGGTGGGCGCCGGACTGTCGTCGTCCGCCGCGATCGAGGGCGCCACGTCGTCCGCGCTGAACGAGCTGTGGGGCACCGGGCTCGACGCGGTGGCCCTCGCGCGCATCGGTCGCACGGCCGAGAACGAGGCGGTCGGCGCCCCCACCGGGATCATGGACCAGATGTCGTCGATGCTCGGCGAGCCCGACGCCGCGATCTTCCTCGACTGCCGCTCGCTGGAGGCCGAGGTCGTGCCTCTGGGCATGGCCGCGGCCGGGCTGTCCGTGCTGGTGATCGACACCCGCGTGAAGCACGCCCACTCGACCGGCGGCTACCGCGCGCGCCGCGAGTCGTGCGAGCGCGGCGCCGCGGCGCTCGGGGTGCCCGCGCTGCGCGACGTCGCGGTGGCGGACCTCGCCCGCGCGCAGGAGCTGCTCGACGACGAGACCTTCCGCCGCGTGCGCCACATCGTCACCGAGAACCAGCGCGTGCGCGACACCGTCACCGTGCTGCGGGCGGAGGGCGCGCGGGCCATCGGCGGCCTGCTCGTCGCCTCGCACGCCTCGATGCGCGACGACTTCGAGATCTCCACCCCCGAGCTCGACACCGCAGTCGACGCCGCGCTCGCCGCCGGTGCCCTGGGGGCGCGCATGACCGGCGGCGGCTTCGGGGGCGCGGCGATCGCGCTCGTGCCGCGCGACGAGGTCGAGGCGGTGACGACCGCCGTGCGCGCCCGGTTCGCCGAGGCCGGATACGCCGAGCCGCACGTGTTCACCGTCAGCCCGTCCGCAGGTCCGCGCCGCGACGCCTGA
- a CDS encoding DNA-methyltransferase translates to MAAPGAVTTSDAGAGRPVAAEGAPRGAVEIVEGDNLAVAATLPSGSFTLVYLDPPFNTGRARERQVVTARRTFTTPHDPADPEAPGADGPDAEADPRSSEPAAAEAEVRHGFHGHAYERVRGMLRAYDDSFDDYGAFLMPRLEEAWRLLGDDGTLYLHLDYREAHYAKVMLDAVFGRDCFLNELIWAYDYGAKSRRRWPTKHDTILVYVKNPRTYVFNSDDVDREPYMAPGLVTAEKAARGKLPTDVWWHTIVPTTGREKTGYPTQKPEGILRRIVTASSRPGDRVLDLFAGSGTTGAVASALGRDAVLVDDNPEAVRIMAERMPHAEVRRG, encoded by the coding sequence GTGGCTGCACCGGGTGCCGTGACGACCTCGGACGCGGGCGCGGGCCGTCCCGTCGCCGCGGAGGGGGCGCCGCGGGGTGCGGTCGAGATCGTGGAGGGCGACAACCTCGCCGTCGCCGCGACGCTGCCATCCGGATCGTTCACGCTGGTGTACCTCGATCCGCCGTTCAACACCGGGCGGGCGCGCGAGCGGCAGGTCGTGACCGCACGGCGGACGTTCACGACTCCTCACGACCCCGCCGATCCGGAGGCCCCCGGTGCCGACGGGCCTGATGCGGAGGCAGATCCGCGGAGTTCCGAACCCGCGGCGGCGGAGGCCGAGGTGCGGCACGGGTTCCACGGCCACGCGTACGAGCGGGTGCGGGGCATGCTCCGCGCGTACGACGACAGCTTCGACGACTACGGCGCCTTCCTGATGCCGCGGCTGGAGGAGGCGTGGCGGCTCCTGGGCGACGACGGCACGCTGTATCTGCACCTCGACTACCGGGAGGCGCACTACGCCAAGGTGATGCTCGACGCGGTGTTCGGGCGGGACTGCTTCCTCAACGAGCTGATCTGGGCCTACGACTACGGGGCGAAGTCGCGGCGGCGCTGGCCCACCAAGCACGACACGATCCTGGTGTACGTGAAGAACCCGCGCACGTACGTGTTCAACTCCGACGACGTCGACCGCGAGCCGTACATGGCTCCCGGTCTGGTCACGGCGGAGAAGGCGGCGCGCGGCAAGCTCCCCACCGACGTGTGGTGGCACACCATCGTCCCCACCACGGGTCGCGAGAAGACGGGCTATCCGACGCAGAAGCCCGAGGGGATCCTGCGGCGCATCGTCACGGCGTCGAGCCGTCCGGGCGATCGCGTGCTCGACCTCTTCGCGGGCAGCGGCACGACCGGGGCGGTGGCGTCGGCGCTGGGCCGTGACGCGGTGCTGGTCGACGACAACCCCGAGGCGGTGCGGATCATGGCCGAGCGCATGCCGCACGCCGAGGTCCGTCGCGGTTGA
- a CDS encoding polysaccharide deacetylase family protein, producing MTTPPPLADRLGLPSGARAIILNADDFGMCHAANTAIGSLLERGRIDSATVMVPCAWAPEALTFAAGRRDLDVGVHLVLTSEWRRYRWRPLTGPGTTLVDGDGFFPNEVAAVEQGASEADVAAELTAQVQAALDAGVDVTHLDNHMGSVYGLQSGRDFLRPVFELAARLGLPFRLPRYREGAEADQELQAKLAEATAAADALGVEIIDRLWTHPFELAGEGTAQEETYERVRDGFLDVLRAVPPGVTEIYLHPMTDGAELRAAVDFGAAKRGYELRLLDDPLVEQTIDDEGLVRVGWRDLRDLQRGAAR from the coding sequence ATGACCACTCCGCCCCCGCTCGCCGACCGGCTCGGCCTCCCGTCCGGTGCCAGGGCGATCATCCTCAACGCCGACGACTTCGGCATGTGCCACGCGGCGAACACGGCGATCGGGAGCCTCCTCGAGCGGGGCCGCATCGACAGCGCGACCGTCATGGTCCCGTGCGCCTGGGCGCCCGAGGCGCTCACGTTCGCCGCCGGTCGACGCGACCTCGATGTGGGCGTGCACCTCGTGCTCACCAGCGAGTGGCGGCGCTACCGGTGGCGTCCGCTCACCGGCCCCGGCACCACCCTCGTCGACGGCGACGGCTTCTTCCCGAACGAGGTCGCCGCGGTCGAGCAGGGGGCATCCGAGGCCGACGTGGCCGCCGAGCTGACGGCGCAGGTGCAGGCCGCGCTCGACGCCGGAGTCGACGTCACCCACCTCGACAACCACATGGGCTCGGTCTACGGACTGCAGAGCGGGCGCGACTTCCTGCGGCCGGTGTTCGAGCTCGCCGCCCGGCTCGGCCTGCCGTTCCGGCTTCCGCGGTACCGGGAGGGCGCGGAGGCCGACCAGGAGCTGCAGGCGAAGCTCGCGGAGGCCACGGCCGCCGCCGATGCGCTCGGCGTGGAGATCATCGACCGGCTGTGGACGCACCCGTTCGAGCTGGCCGGTGAGGGCACGGCGCAGGAGGAGACGTACGAACGGGTGCGCGACGGGTTCCTCGACGTGCTGCGGGCCGTGCCGCCCGGCGTGACCGAGATCTACCTGCACCCGATGACCGACGGCGCCGAGCTGCGCGCCGCCGTCGACTTCGGGGCGGCCAAGCGCGGCTACGAGCTGCGGCTGCTCGACGACCCGCTCGTGGAGCAGACGATCGACGACGAGGGCCTCGTGCGGGTCGGCTGGCGCGACCTGCGCGACCTGCAGCGCGGGGCGGCCCGGTGA
- a CDS encoding Lrp/AsnC family transcriptional regulator → MTPTPQPPLDDISKRIVELLQEDGRRPYSEIAREVGLSEAAARQRVQRMTEAGIIQIVAVTDPLQLGFRRMSMIGIRVSGDPRAIAEELTAITELAYVVVTLGTFDILVEAVCEDDDHLIDLIATRIRTIPGIVQTESLLYAGLYKDLYNWGTR, encoded by the coding sequence ATGACTCCGACGCCGCAGCCGCCCCTCGACGACATCTCCAAGCGCATCGTCGAGCTGCTGCAGGAAGACGGTCGCCGCCCCTACTCCGAGATCGCGCGCGAGGTCGGACTCAGCGAGGCCGCCGCCCGCCAGCGGGTGCAGCGCATGACCGAGGCCGGGATCATCCAGATCGTCGCCGTCACCGATCCGCTCCAGCTCGGCTTCCGGCGCATGTCGATGATCGGCATCCGCGTCTCCGGCGACCCCCGCGCGATCGCCGAGGAGCTGACCGCGATCACCGAGCTCGCGTACGTCGTCGTCACGCTCGGCACCTTCGACATCCTCGTCGAGGCGGTGTGCGAGGACGACGACCACCTGATCGACCTCATCGCCACCCGCATCCGCACCATCCCCGGCATCGTGCAGACCGAGAGCCTGCTCTACGCCGGACTGTACAAAGACCTCTACAACTGGGGAACGCGCTGA
- a CDS encoding ROK family protein, which translates to MSRPLAGPQSLLRSLNGRAILERLADSGPQTRAELMAATGLSRTAVTQVLRMLEAGGAVAAAGVDRGARGPAAGRVALHPLLGVAAAVHVDHHAAHVVLVDATGTVRAEQHAPFPSSGDRVGHIAGLVASCRESTRGPLHLAVVGVPGIVTADGGIRDDQGPDGGAFRSALQTALGCPVQVENDVNLAALAELTAGAGAELSSFALFLLDDDLGAGIVIEGLLHRGFSGVAGEIMYLPQSPLPIGAPVVGEEVVHDLALGLGLDVRAPLLAHLEAAQQGDEKARELVAEIGRRLVVAAGTVALVLDPEAFILGGEAAHPALVEAVDRVAEEFAAQLPLRFLVSAFGPEAPLVGVVGEAASALRALVFSRLLTPAAATPRPGR; encoded by the coding sequence ATGTCACGACCCCTTGCCGGACCGCAGAGCCTGCTCCGGTCGCTCAACGGCCGCGCGATCCTGGAGCGGCTCGCCGACAGCGGTCCGCAGACGCGCGCGGAGCTGATGGCGGCGACCGGGCTGTCGCGCACGGCCGTGACCCAGGTGCTGCGGATGCTGGAGGCGGGAGGTGCGGTGGCGGCCGCCGGCGTCGACCGCGGTGCGCGGGGTCCCGCCGCGGGGCGCGTGGCCCTGCACCCGCTGCTCGGGGTCGCCGCCGCGGTGCACGTGGATCATCATGCCGCCCACGTCGTGCTGGTCGATGCGACCGGGACCGTGCGGGCCGAGCAGCACGCGCCGTTCCCCTCGTCCGGGGACCGGGTCGGGCACATCGCCGGGCTCGTGGCGTCGTGCCGGGAGTCCACGCGCGGCCCGCTGCACCTCGCGGTGGTCGGGGTGCCCGGCATCGTGACGGCCGACGGAGGCATCCGCGACGACCAGGGCCCGGACGGCGGTGCGTTCCGCTCGGCGCTGCAGACGGCGCTCGGGTGCCCGGTGCAGGTGGAGAACGACGTGAACCTGGCCGCGCTCGCGGAGCTGACGGCGGGGGCGGGGGCCGAGCTGAGCAGCTTCGCCCTGTTCCTGCTCGACGACGACCTCGGCGCGGGCATCGTGATCGAGGGGCTGCTGCACCGGGGCTTCTCGGGTGTCGCGGGCGAGATCATGTACCTGCCGCAGTCGCCGCTGCCGATCGGCGCCCCCGTCGTGGGGGAGGAGGTGGTGCACGACCTCGCGCTCGGTCTGGGTCTCGACGTGCGGGCGCCGCTGCTGGCCCACCTCGAAGCCGCGCAGCAGGGCGACGAGAAGGCGCGCGAGCTGGTGGCCGAGATCGGCCGGCGCCTGGTGGTGGCGGCGGGCACCGTGGCGCTCGTGCTCGACCCCGAGGCGTTCATCCTCGGCGGCGAGGCCGCGCACCCCGCGCTCGTGGAGGCGGTCGACCGCGTCGCGGAGGAGTTCGCCGCGCAGCTGCCGCTCCGGTTCCTCGTCTCGGCGTTCGGCCCGGAGGCTCCGCTCGTCGGGGTCGTGGGCGAGGCGGCCTCCGCCCTGCGCGCGCTCGTCTTCTCCCGTCTCCTCACCCCCGCGGCCGCCACCCCCCGACCCGGCCGCTGA